One segment of Pseudobythopirellula maris DNA contains the following:
- a CDS encoding PEP-CTERM sorting domain-containing protein yields MRTVTALMTAAMLLTTAGLHAADVTITENFETDAASWENPTFSPLTHVPAAGPSADGYVSTDYAFGDLPDGAFGLVLFRGESFNGASDGEFAGNYIADGVKQFKALVRHNAPLPLVYNVRFASPFNFPGSSAILLPPVMPNTWTELEVSIRPGNSEFVTFEGTNFNTVFSDIGNLQIGVSVPAAFADSPTPFTYDLDFVSISTVPEPATVGLVMLALAGLVGRRSRK; encoded by the coding sequence ATGCGCACCGTGACCGCTTTGATGACCGCCGCCATGTTGCTCACGACCGCCGGCCTCCATGCCGCCGACGTGACGATCACCGAGAACTTTGAGACCGACGCGGCCAGCTGGGAAAACCCGACGTTCTCTCCTCTCACCCACGTGCCGGCAGCGGGCCCTTCAGCGGACGGCTACGTGTCGACCGACTACGCGTTCGGCGATCTGCCCGATGGCGCCTTCGGCTTGGTGCTCTTCCGGGGCGAATCCTTCAACGGCGCCAGCGACGGTGAATTTGCCGGCAACTACATCGCCGATGGCGTCAAGCAGTTCAAGGCCTTGGTCCGCCACAACGCACCGCTCCCGCTGGTTTACAACGTCCGCTTCGCCAGCCCGTTCAACTTCCCGGGCTCCTCCGCCATTTTGCTGCCGCCCGTGATGCCGAACACCTGGACCGAGCTCGAAGTCAGCATCCGCCCGGGCAACAGCGAGTTTGTCACGTTCGAAGGAACCAACTTCAACACGGTGTTTTCTGACATCGGCAACTTGCAGATCGGCGTGAGCGTCCCCGCCGCGTTCGCAGACAGCCCGACGCCTTTCACTTACGATCTCGATTTCGTGTCGATCTCGACCGTCCCCGAGCCCGCCACGGTGGGCCTTGTGATGCTGGCCCTGGCT